One window from the genome of Methanomassiliicoccales archaeon encodes:
- the alaS gene encoding alanine--tRNA ligase gives MTASEFDLKFFLDNGFIRKQCPKCGRHFWSLGDWPSCGEPPCEEYTFIGNSPMNKVLTLHETREAYLGFMEQNGHGRVKRYPIVARWRDDVFFTQASIYDFQPWVLNGVIDPPANPLTISQTCVRFNDIDNVGKTGRHFTFFEMCAHHAFNKEGKEIYFKDRTVELCHRFFAESLGTDPKKMRYIEEWWEGGGNAGPCVEVILDGVEVATLVFMMYRDTPEGRKPMNMTVVDTGYGLERICWVSQGKSSAYEAVFGPVLQDLKDIVGVTSDSPVLTEYSKVAGATNMKTAADVRRIREMTAARIGISYEELMKIVTPLEDIYVVCDHSRALMMLLNDGVVPSNVREGYFARMLVRRALRSIRTLGIDVRLADMVSKQIDYFGPIFPELYANREDIMNLVQVEEGRYYETLGRGKQLVSRMTKDLKPGEKLAIDKLIDLYDSHGLNPEIAKEFAPDQIDVPDNFYMQVAKKHEKPEAETVRKEEFPESMPNTRMLYYEDAELTEFEGKVIAIYNGGIVLDQTAFYPEGGGQEWDLGVLNGHKVTKVIKAKTAIMHFIDGPTPKIGETVKGHIDKERRLQLMRHHTAAHLINGCARSLFGNHVWQAGAHKAVEEARLDITHFENLSVQQRDQLERDVNKVVLEDLRINIGFMQRDVAERLHGYRLYQGGAVPGKIIRVVEVVGLDAEACGGLHCSHTGMVGPVRIRRTHRIQDGIVRIEYTAGMAAVREIQKDKDIVEDLVERLNTTPDKIAESVDRLNADLRDQKKRMDQFAGVYTEMKAKQLASAAVMLGDTRVVVHIAEGEEDPEQLSKILSGMSNVIAVIGVKEKSAKVFVSKSADVDVDCRAALKEIMKLVGGGGGGKKEYATGGGGDPERLHDTFDKVPEILRTMCRK, from the coding sequence ATGACCGCTTCAGAGTTCGATCTCAAGTTCTTCCTGGACAATGGATTTATCAGGAAGCAATGCCCCAAGTGCGGGCGTCATTTCTGGAGCCTCGGCGATTGGCCTTCCTGCGGGGAGCCGCCGTGCGAGGAATACACATTCATAGGCAACTCTCCGATGAACAAGGTCCTGACCCTCCACGAGACCAGGGAGGCCTACCTGGGATTCATGGAACAGAACGGTCATGGGCGGGTCAAGCGCTACCCGATAGTGGCCCGCTGGAGGGACGATGTCTTCTTCACCCAGGCATCCATCTACGATTTCCAGCCATGGGTGCTGAACGGGGTCATCGATCCGCCGGCCAACCCGCTCACCATCTCCCAGACCTGCGTCCGGTTCAATGACATCGACAACGTCGGAAAGACCGGCAGGCACTTCACCTTCTTCGAGATGTGCGCGCACCATGCCTTCAACAAGGAGGGCAAGGAGATATATTTCAAGGACCGGACGGTCGAGCTGTGCCACCGGTTCTTCGCCGAGAGCCTGGGCACCGACCCGAAGAAGATGCGCTACATCGAGGAGTGGTGGGAGGGCGGTGGAAACGCCGGTCCCTGCGTAGAGGTCATTCTGGACGGCGTCGAGGTCGCTACGCTCGTATTCATGATGTACCGGGACACGCCCGAGGGCCGCAAGCCGATGAACATGACCGTGGTCGATACCGGCTACGGGCTGGAGCGCATCTGCTGGGTCTCCCAGGGCAAGTCGTCCGCGTATGAGGCGGTGTTCGGACCGGTCCTGCAGGACCTGAAGGACATCGTGGGCGTCACGTCCGATTCGCCGGTGCTCACCGAGTACAGCAAGGTGGCCGGCGCCACCAACATGAAGACCGCCGCCGACGTCCGGCGCATCCGTGAGATGACGGCCGCAAGGATCGGGATCAGCTATGAGGAGCTGATGAAGATAGTGACGCCGCTGGAGGACATCTACGTGGTCTGCGACCATTCGCGGGCGTTGATGATGCTCCTGAACGACGGCGTGGTTCCGTCGAACGTCCGCGAAGGCTATTTCGCCCGGATGCTGGTGCGCCGCGCGCTCCGTTCGATCCGGACGCTGGGCATCGATGTCAGGCTGGCCGACATGGTCAGCAAGCAGATCGATTACTTCGGGCCGATATTCCCCGAGCTGTACGCGAACCGCGAAGACATCATGAACCTGGTGCAGGTCGAGGAAGGCCGGTACTATGAGACGTTGGGACGCGGCAAGCAGCTGGTGTCCCGGATGACCAAGGACCTGAAGCCCGGGGAGAAGCTGGCCATCGACAAGCTCATAGACCTCTATGACTCGCATGGGCTGAATCCGGAGATCGCCAAGGAGTTCGCTCCCGACCAGATCGATGTCCCGGACAACTTCTATATGCAGGTCGCCAAGAAGCACGAGAAGCCCGAGGCTGAAACGGTCAGGAAGGAGGAGTTCCCGGAGAGCATGCCCAACACCCGCATGCTCTACTACGAGGACGCTGAGCTGACCGAGTTCGAGGGCAAGGTCATCGCCATCTACAACGGCGGCATCGTGCTGGACCAGACCGCCTTCTATCCGGAGGGCGGCGGCCAGGAATGGGACCTGGGCGTTCTCAACGGCCACAAGGTCACAAAGGTGATCAAGGCCAAGACCGCCATCATGCACTTCATCGACGGACCGACGCCGAAGATCGGCGAGACGGTCAAGGGACACATAGACAAGGAAAGGCGTCTCCAGCTGATGCGGCACCATACCGCCGCGCACCTGATCAACGGCTGCGCCCGGAGCCTGTTCGGGAACCATGTGTGGCAGGCGGGGGCGCACAAGGCGGTCGAGGAAGCGCGTCTGGACATCACCCACTTCGAGAACCTCAGCGTGCAGCAGCGCGACCAGCTGGAACGCGACGTGAACAAGGTGGTCCTGGAGGACCTGAGGATCAACATCGGGTTCATGCAGAGGGACGTGGCGGAGAGGCTGCACGGCTACCGGCTCTATCAGGGAGGGGCGGTCCCGGGCAAGATCATCCGGGTGGTGGAGGTCGTCGGACTGGATGCAGAGGCATGCGGCGGGCTGCATTGCAGCCACACCGGCATGGTCGGTCCGGTCCGGATACGTCGGACGCACAGGATCCAGGATGGCATAGTCAGGATCGAGTACACCGCCGGCATGGCCGCGGTAAGGGAGATCCAGAAGGACAAGGACATCGTGGAGGACCTGGTCGAGCGGCTGAACACCACCCCGGACAAGATCGCCGAGAGCGTGGACCGGCTGAACGCCGACCTGAGGGACCAGAAGAAGCGCATGGACCAGTTCGCCGGCGTGTACACCGAGATGAAGGCGAAGCAGCTGGCATCGGCGGCCGTCATGCTCGGGGACACGCGCGTCGTGGTGCACATCGCCGAGGGCGAGGAGGACCCAGAGCAGCTGTCCAAGATCCTTTCTGGCATGAGCAACGTCATCGCCGTCATCGGGGTCAAGGAGAAGAGCGCCAAGGTGTTCGTCTCCAAGAGCGCCGACGTCGATGTCGACTGCCGTGCGGCACTGAAGGAGATCATGAAGCTGGTCGGCGGGGGCGGCGGCGGGAAGAAGGAATATGCCACTGGCGGAGGCGGAGATCCGGAGAGGCTGCACGACACGTTCGACAAGGTGCCAGAGATCCTGCGCACCATGTGCCGGAAATGA
- a CDS encoding acetolactate synthase large subunit — translation MKASKVLVSSLENEGVQCVFGIPGEENMDTMDALADSSIQFILTKHENSAAYMAGVQARLTNQPGVCLSTLGPGATNMVNGVADAFLSNLPLIALCGQAGQNRMDPPQKQVVDLISLYRPVTKDSFGVRAPSTVPMLVRKAFDTARRERPGPVMLELPEDIMKQDCSEAPIPVCPIIRARHESSALTRIAEVLNRAERPLILAGHGVVRADAGKELKAFARSWNIPVAHTWMGSGVMPFDDPLSLNTVGMRNFDTAISAFEDADVIVLAGYDPPEFQPQFWNVGRPKTIVYVGESPVGYAHNLNVNIQVLGGLKYMLKSLYRIGVPKRSWVSDIRDRLWEELSSVHPDGAGMNPKNAVKAVREVMGLGDIVVPDVGAHLIWFARNYPVRRENTLLLPNGLITMGVGVPGALAAKMCRPERDVVAVVGDAGFMMTSAELETAKRLGVNFVTIIFNDSGLGLIKVKMKRSFGRDYGCDFTNPDFVKYAESFGAKGYLVERADELKETLKRCLKNKELAVIDARVDYSGNDELFRPSSKEGKGRQEA, via the coding sequence ATGAAAGCTTCCAAGGTGTTGGTCAGCAGCCTGGAGAATGAGGGTGTGCAGTGCGTCTTCGGCATCCCAGGGGAGGAGAACATGGACACCATGGACGCCTTGGCAGACTCATCCATCCAGTTCATCCTGACCAAGCACGAGAACTCGGCCGCATACATGGCCGGAGTACAGGCCCGGCTTACCAACCAGCCAGGGGTCTGTCTGTCCACCCTCGGCCCGGGGGCCACCAACATGGTGAACGGCGTCGCGGACGCGTTCCTGAGCAATCTGCCGCTGATCGCGTTGTGCGGCCAGGCGGGGCAGAATCGGATGGACCCGCCCCAGAAACAGGTCGTCGACCTGATCAGTCTTTATAGGCCAGTAACCAAGGATTCGTTCGGTGTCCGAGCTCCCTCGACAGTGCCCATGCTGGTGCGTAAGGCATTCGACACCGCCCGCCGGGAAAGGCCGGGGCCGGTGATGCTCGAGCTGCCCGAGGACATCATGAAACAGGATTGCTCCGAGGCGCCGATACCGGTCTGCCCAATCATACGGGCCAGACATGAATCATCGGCGTTGACGCGCATAGCGGAGGTGCTTAACCGGGCAGAACGGCCGCTGATCCTTGCTGGGCATGGCGTGGTCCGCGCCGACGCAGGGAAGGAGCTAAAGGCGTTCGCTCGCTCGTGGAACATACCGGTGGCGCACACCTGGATGGGTTCCGGTGTGATGCCGTTCGACGACCCCCTCTCACTCAACACCGTCGGGATGCGCAATTTCGATACGGCCATATCCGCTTTCGAGGACGCGGACGTGATCGTGCTTGCAGGATACGATCCTCCAGAGTTCCAACCGCAGTTCTGGAACGTCGGTAGGCCGAAGACCATAGTCTACGTGGGCGAATCCCCGGTCGGTTACGCGCACAACCTGAACGTCAACATCCAGGTGCTGGGCGGCCTGAAGTACATGCTGAAGTCGCTCTACCGGATCGGGGTGCCGAAGCGCAGCTGGGTCTCGGACATTCGGGACCGGCTTTGGGAAGAGCTGAGTTCCGTCCATCCTGACGGAGCCGGGATGAACCCGAAGAACGCGGTCAAGGCGGTCAGGGAGGTGATGGGGCTGGGCGACATCGTCGTTCCCGACGTCGGCGCCCATCTCATATGGTTCGCGCGTAACTACCCGGTCCGCAGGGAGAACACACTGCTCTTGCCGAACGGCCTGATCACGATGGGGGTAGGCGTACCGGGTGCATTGGCGGCAAAGATGTGCCGTCCGGAAAGGGACGTGGTGGCGGTCGTTGGGGATGCTGGCTTCATGATGACATCAGCGGAGCTGGAAACCGCCAAGAGGCTCGGGGTGAACTTCGTCACGATAATCTTCAACGACTCCGGTCTCGGGCTGATCAAGGTGAAGATGAAGAGGAGCTTCGGCCGGGACTACGGCTGCGACTTCACCAACCCGGATTTCGTCAAATATGCGGAGTCGTTCGGAGCCAAGGGCTACCTTGTGGAAAGGGCGGACGAGCTGAAGGAAACGCTGAAGCGCTGCCTCAAGAACAAGGAATTGGCGGTCATCGACGCCAGGGTGGACTACTCCGGCAACGACGAGCTGTTCCGCCCTTCTTCCAAGGAAGGAAAAGGACGCCAGGAAGCGTAG
- the nifB gene encoding nitrogenase cofactor biosynthesis protein NifB — MEDKISNELRAILDTHPCYSEKAHTKFARMHLPVAPRCNIQCNYCNRKYDCTNESRPGVTSEVLSAEQAVEKIRYVKERIPYLSVIGIAGPGDPLANEETFKTLELVGRAFPELTLCLSTNGLMLPSTVDRLKELGIKFITVTVNAVDPKVGAKIYDFVVWEGNTLRGEEAAAKLIEKQMEGIKKAVAAGMLVKINTVMVAGVNDDHIPEVARKVKALGAYVVNIIPMIPVPGTKFAEIKAPTPEQRKKLQDLCEPDIKQMRHCRFCRADAIGLLGEDRSAEFAHYSCQARDMPVKGAIQIQMQGNNVYKVAVATLTGENVDLHFGQAKKFYVFRVEGTNITESDPISVDPVPNVAMLGDAHKGKLEMLAEALRGCDVVISVSIGTPAKEYLKEEGIQSYTAKGPVRAAVRESVDSLFQDRANTFE; from the coding sequence ATGGAAGATAAGATATCCAACGAGCTTAGAGCGATACTGGATACGCACCCGTGCTATTCGGAGAAGGCCCACACGAAGTTTGCCCGCATGCACCTTCCAGTGGCTCCACGGTGCAACATCCAATGCAACTACTGTAATCGTAAGTATGACTGCACCAACGAATCGAGGCCTGGGGTCACCAGCGAGGTGCTTTCCGCTGAGCAGGCGGTGGAAAAGATACGCTATGTCAAAGAGCGCATCCCATATCTGAGCGTCATCGGCATCGCCGGACCCGGAGACCCGCTGGCCAATGAGGAGACGTTCAAGACCCTGGAGCTCGTGGGCAGGGCATTTCCGGAGCTGACGCTGTGCCTGAGCACCAACGGGCTGATGCTGCCGTCAACGGTCGACCGGCTGAAGGAGCTGGGGATCAAGTTCATCACGGTAACTGTCAACGCCGTCGACCCCAAGGTCGGGGCGAAGATATACGATTTCGTAGTGTGGGAGGGAAATACCCTCCGGGGCGAGGAGGCCGCGGCCAAACTGATCGAGAAGCAGATGGAGGGCATCAAGAAAGCCGTAGCCGCCGGTATGCTGGTCAAGATCAACACGGTCATGGTCGCAGGCGTCAACGACGATCACATTCCCGAGGTTGCCCGAAAGGTCAAGGCACTTGGGGCCTACGTCGTGAACATAATCCCTATGATACCGGTGCCGGGCACCAAGTTCGCCGAGATAAAGGCCCCGACCCCCGAACAACGTAAGAAGTTGCAGGACCTATGCGAACCAGACATCAAACAGATGAGGCATTGTCGTTTCTGTCGTGCGGATGCCATCGGACTGCTGGGCGAGGACCGTTCCGCTGAGTTCGCACATTATTCGTGCCAGGCCCGGGATATGCCGGTCAAGGGGGCCATTCAGATCCAGATGCAAGGTAACAACGTATACAAGGTCGCTGTGGCCACACTTACCGGAGAGAATGTGGACCTTCATTTCGGCCAGGCCAAGAAATTCTACGTATTTCGGGTGGAAGGGACGAACATTACGGAGTCAGACCCGATCTCGGTGGATCCAGTGCCGAACGTGGCGATGCTGGGGGACGCGCACAAGGGAAAGCTGGAGATGTTGGCAGAGGCGCTCCGGGGTTGCGATGTGGTGATCTCGGTGAGCATCGGCACCCCGGCCAAGGAATATCTGAAGGAAGAAGGGATACAATCCTACACTGCCAAGGGCCCGGTCAGGGCGGCGGTCAGAGAGTCGGTGGACTCGCTCTTCCAGGATCGGGCGAACACGTTCGAGTGA
- a CDS encoding DUF61 family protein, whose translation MLDERVMERLIRNMNEHIPPKRRSLAAMLYENDPFYEGKDGRKYKVSKDELKKLASCADPWDLERIKIPILLMTDTSYGNGYWKVIGKAETRLISRLINREPEKPDEIIIFYPQLNDLRRQFPTATNAMYMP comes from the coding sequence ATGTTGGACGAAAGGGTGATGGAGAGGCTCATCCGCAATATGAACGAGCACATCCCTCCAAAACGGAGATCGCTCGCCGCTATGCTCTATGAGAATGATCCATTCTATGAGGGCAAGGATGGCAGGAAATACAAGGTGTCCAAGGACGAGCTCAAGAAATTGGCGTCCTGCGCTGACCCATGGGACCTTGAACGGATAAAGATCCCGATCCTGCTTATGACCGACACCAGCTACGGGAACGGATATTGGAAGGTCATCGGCAAGGCTGAGACCCGGTTAATATCCCGTTTGATCAACCGGGAACCGGAGAAACCGGACGAGATCATCATCTTCTACCCGCAATTGAACGATCTGAGAAGACAATTTCCTACAGCGACAAATGCGATGTACATGCCTTGA
- the sucD gene encoding succinate--CoA ligase subunit alpha: MNPKLTLSKETPVIVQGITGHQGRIHTAAMKQFGTNIVAGVSPGKAGALDDGTPILDTVHECMAEFGAEASVIFVPAIHAKEAAYEAIEAGIRTIVMVTEHVPPQDTVRIAYYARSMGVTIIGPNSPGIAIPGTIKLGIMPNSIFMAGPVGVISRSGTLTYEVVQSLTDAGIGQTLCIGIGGDAVTGTSMVDALRMCEGRDDIKGIVLIGEIGGAAEEMAAEYIQENASVPVVSFVAGMTAPAGKRMGHAGAIISRGTGLAEDKVRRLSEAGVDVATRISVIPKLISTAMKTTK; the protein is encoded by the coding sequence ATGAACCCTAAATTGACATTGTCCAAAGAAACCCCTGTGATCGTCCAGGGCATAACCGGGCACCAGGGAAGGATTCATACCGCTGCCATGAAACAGTTTGGCACAAACATCGTTGCCGGGGTGTCTCCCGGAAAGGCAGGGGCCTTGGATGATGGGACCCCTATCCTGGACACCGTTCATGAATGTATGGCGGAGTTCGGGGCTGAGGCGTCGGTCATTTTTGTTCCAGCTATCCACGCTAAGGAGGCTGCCTACGAGGCGATCGAGGCTGGCATCAGGACCATCGTCATGGTGACCGAGCACGTTCCCCCTCAGGACACTGTACGTATCGCCTATTATGCTCGGTCCATGGGGGTCACGATCATCGGGCCTAACTCGCCTGGGATAGCGATACCCGGAACCATCAAGTTAGGCATCATGCCGAATTCCATATTCATGGCCGGACCGGTCGGAGTGATCTCCAGGAGCGGCACGCTTACCTATGAGGTCGTCCAGTCCCTTACCGATGCTGGTATAGGCCAGACGTTGTGCATCGGGATAGGCGGAGATGCCGTGACCGGCACCAGCATGGTGGACGCCCTAAGGATGTGTGAAGGCAGGGACGATATCAAAGGCATCGTACTGATCGGTGAGATCGGAGGAGCCGCTGAGGAGATGGCCGCCGAGTATATCCAGGAAAACGCGTCCGTGCCGGTGGTATCATTCGTGGCTGGTATGACGGCGCCCGCGGGCAAGAGAATGGGTCATGCCGGGGCGATCATATCCAGAGGTACTGGATTGGCGGAGGACAAGGTAAGGAGACTAAGCGAAGCGGGGGTCGATGTGGCCACACGGATATCGGTCATTCCCAAGCTGATATCTACCGCCATGAAGACCACCAAATAG
- a CDS encoding succinate--CoA ligase subunit beta produces MRLYETEGKDLFRQYGIKVPKGKACNSPEQITSCLDHLEMPVMVKAQVLAGGRGKAGGVVTAMTVDEAIGEARKIFNIQVKGLPVNAVLLEEMVRKIKGEVYLGITIDPRRGMPSLIVSSNGGTDIENVPASQIATWSISPFIGVQDYVILGVSRFLGIEGSLQGQLGVIIRSLWDLYMEKDCDLVEVNPLLMTEDGNLVAADAKVILNDDAVYRHHEFNKLVGRDLTKLEKEARISSVNLVQLEGEIAVVANGAGLTMATLDLLELNGLHGGLFVDLGGTDDPGQVATAIDLAIGKRAKPRPKALLVSVFGGITRCDTVAEGVIKAIGSSGPKFPIVVRLRGVNEDRAKEMLASAAIPFTRDLESAIVMLKQEMVG; encoded by the coding sequence ATGAGACTCTACGAGACCGAAGGCAAGGATCTGTTCCGGCAGTATGGGATCAAGGTCCCCAAGGGAAAGGCATGCAACTCCCCCGAACAGATCACATCCTGCCTAGACCATCTGGAGATGCCTGTAATGGTCAAGGCCCAGGTGCTCGCCGGAGGAAGAGGTAAGGCCGGAGGGGTGGTCACCGCCATGACCGTAGACGAGGCGATCGGAGAGGCGCGCAAGATATTCAATATCCAAGTGAAAGGGTTGCCTGTCAACGCCGTCCTTCTTGAGGAGATGGTGCGGAAGATCAAAGGCGAGGTATACCTTGGAATCACCATCGATCCGCGTCGCGGGATGCCTTCTCTGATCGTCAGCTCTAACGGAGGGACCGATATCGAGAACGTTCCCGCCTCACAGATCGCCACTTGGAGCATTTCACCGTTCATAGGCGTGCAGGACTATGTTATCCTAGGGGTGTCCCGCTTCCTCGGCATCGAAGGATCGCTCCAGGGACAACTGGGTGTGATCATCAGGTCACTTTGGGACCTTTATATGGAAAAGGATTGCGATCTGGTGGAGGTCAATCCCCTCCTGATGACAGAGGATGGGAACCTGGTGGCCGCAGACGCCAAGGTGATATTGAACGATGACGCGGTCTACCGGCACCATGAATTCAACAAACTGGTCGGCCGGGACCTGACCAAGCTGGAGAAGGAAGCAAGGATATCCAGTGTCAATCTGGTGCAGCTCGAGGGTGAGATAGCCGTGGTGGCGAACGGGGCTGGATTGACCATGGCAACACTGGACCTTTTGGAGCTGAATGGGCTACACGGCGGTCTCTTCGTCGACCTGGGTGGAACGGACGATCCCGGCCAAGTGGCCACCGCCATTGATCTGGCCATTGGGAAAAGGGCCAAACCACGACCGAAGGCACTGTTGGTCAGCGTCTTCGGCGGTATAACCCGGTGCGACACAGTGGCCGAGGGAGTGATCAAAGCGATAGGGTCGTCTGGACCTAAGTTTCCTATCGTGGTGAGACTGAGGGGGGTGAACGAAGACCGGGCGAAGGAGATGCTCGCCTCCGCCGCGATCCCTTTCACCAGGGACCTGGAATCCGCTATCGTAATGCTCAAGCAGGAGATGGTAGGATGA
- a CDS encoding MBL fold metallo-hydrolase, giving the protein MPILSIAGMGPDSNIFLVTGEDPFVVDTGTGSNHAKILAKLRSLNKGKQPDRIILTHRHYDHVGGAAKLSKEFGAEIYIHELDADVVERADLRATAAHFYTSKMDPVKANRLKGGEVFETGDHRFEVVHTPGHTAGGICLFDRGTGDLISGDTVFVGGVGRWDLESGNRKELVASVRNLISLSPKAIYPGHGESTNMDAAMVVKDALTYLGEL; this is encoded by the coding sequence ATGCCGATCCTGAGCATAGCTGGAATGGGTCCAGATTCGAACATCTTCCTGGTTACGGGGGAAGACCCATTCGTGGTTGACACAGGAACCGGTTCAAATCATGCGAAGATTCTAGCCAAGCTGCGCTCCCTAAACAAGGGGAAGCAGCCTGACCGCATCATTCTGACCCATCGGCACTATGATCACGTTGGTGGGGCGGCCAAGCTCTCGAAGGAGTTCGGTGCCGAGATCTACATCCATGAGCTGGACGCGGACGTGGTGGAGAGGGCAGACCTTAGAGCCACAGCCGCTCACTTCTATACCAGCAAAATGGACCCGGTGAAGGCCAATCGCCTGAAGGGGGGAGAGGTGTTCGAGACCGGGGACCATCGCTTCGAAGTGGTACACACGCCTGGTCACACTGCCGGAGGAATATGCCTTTTTGACAGGGGCACCGGGGACCTCATCAGCGGTGACACAGTGTTCGTCGGCGGGGTGGGCCGATGGGACCTGGAGAGCGGAAACCGCAAGGAGCTCGTGGCTTCTGTGAGAAACCTTATTAGCCTAAGTCCCAAGGCAATCTATCCGGGACATGGCGAAAGCACAAACATGGACGCGGCCATGGTCGTCAAGGATGCACTGACATACCTGGGGGAACTCTAG
- a CDS encoding L-threonylcarbamoyladenylate synthase has product MEIIKGNANGGKVCEIQDDKFEMVVSELRSGHLIVYPTETIYGLGADPFDELAVKRVFKAKKRPYDMPLSIAVSNARMLEELAFVDDRARKLIDMFLPGPLTLLLQKKPVVPDMVSAGSPEVGIRIPDHPFALRLINEFGPIISTSANLHSRPNPITCQSAIDDLGESVSIYVDCGPSPIGKPSTIVQLLEGDVEVIRPGAIPIEKVEAVLHG; this is encoded by the coding sequence ATGGAAATAATCAAGGGCAATGCAAACGGCGGTAAGGTATGCGAGATACAGGACGATAAGTTCGAGATGGTGGTCTCGGAGCTGCGCTCCGGTCACTTGATCGTGTACCCTACGGAGACCATCTACGGCCTCGGCGCCGACCCGTTCGACGAACTGGCGGTAAAGCGCGTGTTCAAGGCAAAGAAGCGTCCCTATGATATGCCGCTCTCCATAGCCGTGAGCAACGCCCGGATGCTGGAAGAGCTGGCGTTCGTAGACGACCGCGCACGGAAGCTGATCGACATGTTCCTGCCGGGACCGTTGACGCTTTTGCTGCAGAAGAAGCCGGTCGTCCCGGACATGGTGTCGGCCGGATCGCCTGAGGTAGGGATCAGGATCCCAGACCACCCGTTCGCTTTGAGGTTGATAAACGAGTTCGGTCCGATCATTTCCACCAGCGCCAACCTACACTCCCGGCCCAACCCGATCACGTGCCAGAGCGCCATCGATGATCTGGGCGAGTCCGTCTCCATCTACGTGGATTGCGGACCCAGCCCTATCGGCAAGCCATCCACCATCGTTCAACTTCTCGAAGGCGACGTCGAGGTCATCCGCCCGGGGGCGATCCCCATTGAGAAGGTCGAGGCTGTGCTACATGGATGA